Proteins from a genomic interval of Phlebotomus papatasi isolate M1 chromosome 3, Ppap_2.1, whole genome shotgun sequence:
- the LOC129806584 gene encoding L-dopachrome tautomerase yellow-f2-like — translation MKLILCVLACLSLQVAFSDDVGRAYEWSEIKLVGVRPNAYDSRNIVPTGVAYDAASKMLFFGIPRIYSRVPITFAQLSTRSYNSAEIPNPPLDKFSGKSKQPLTSVYQPVIDDCRRLWVLDVGIVEIESERKTYPIRKPSLIAFDLTKPNYPEIHRYELTGEAGKNPLGYGGFAVDVVNPKRCSDKNEKTYIYIANFDENSLIVYDKSKGQAWSLKDDSFKPEGVTTFTLNGKEHKFKAGIFGIALGDRNKEGNRPAYYLAGSSTKLYRLDTKLLKKKGSKLEPKLIGDRGFKTEAIALAYDPETKVLFFAEADSRQVSCWNIKHELKPENVGVIYANPNFNFGTDIMVDSKGFLWFMSNGQPPIDEKMEYDVPQIRLMKVKTKRAIRGEKCQG, via the exons ATGAAGTTGATTTTGTGTGTTCTAGCCTGTCTATCTCTTCAAGTGGCTTTCTCCGACGATGTTGGAAGGGCTTATGAATGGAGTGAAATTAAATTAGTGGGAGTTAGGCCAA aTGCTTACGATTCAAGAAATATTGTACCAACTGGAGTAGCTTATGATGCAGCTAGCAAAATGCTTTTCTTCGGAATACCAAGGATATATTCGAGAGTACCAATTACTTTTGCTCAACTTAGTACCCGTAGTTACAATTCAGCTGAAATACCTAACCCTCCACTTGATAAATTCAGTGGAAAGAGTAAACAGCCATTGACATCAGTCTATCAACCTGTGATCGATGATTGCCGTAGACTTTGGGTTCTCGATGTTGGAATAGTGGAAATCGAGTCTGAACGAAAGACATATCCCATCAGAAAACCATCACTTATCGCCTTTGACCTTACAAAACCAAACTACCCAGAAATTCACCGTTACGAATTGACTGGTGAAGCTGGAAAGAATCCTCTAGGATACGGAGGATTTGCTGTTGACGTTGTCAATCCCAAACGTTGTAGcgacaaaaatgaaaaaacatATATCTACATTGCAAACTTTGATGAAAATTCCTTAATTGTGTATGACAAAAGCAAAGGCCAGGCCTGGAGCTTGAAAGATGACTCATTTAAGCCCGAAGGTGTCACTACATTTACACTTAACGGCAAGGAACATAAGTTTAAAGCTGGAATATTCGGAATAGCCCTGGGTGACAGGAATAAAGAAGGAAACCGTCCAGCTTACTATTTGGCAGGATCCAGCACAAAGCTATACAGACTCGATACTAAGTTACTCAAGAAGAAGGGTTCAAAATTAGAACCTAAACTTATAGGAGATCGTGGTTTTAAAACCGAAGCCATTGCCTTGGCTTATGATCCTGAAACTAAAGTTCTCTTCTTTGCTGAAGCAGACTCTAGACAGGTTTCATGCTGGAATATTAAGCACGAACTTAAGCCTGAGAACGTTGGTGTAATTTACGCCAATCCTAACTTCAATTTTGGCACAGACATTATG GTTGACAGTAAAGGATTCCTTTGGTTCATGTCAAATGGTCAGCCACCAATTGACGAGAAAATGGAGTATGATGTACCTCAAATTCGTTTGATGAAGGTGAAAACTAAAAGAGCAATTAGAGGAGAAAAGTGTCAAGGGTAA